Proteins encoded by one window of Nodosilinea sp. PGN35:
- a CDS encoding thioredoxin family protein, with product MAMVESTMLPLGTAAPPFELVDVVSGETINLGTFADAPALLVMFICRHCPFVRHVEGELARLGRDYGPQGVGIVAISANSLQTHPQDGPEHLKAQAEDVGFTFPYCFDETQAVAKAYTAACTPDFFVFDAAKTLAYRGQLDNSRPSNGVPVTGRDLRAALDAVLSGGAMPGHQKPSVGCNIKWAPGNEPDYFG from the coding sequence ATGGCTATGGTGGAATCTACCATGCTGCCCCTGGGCACCGCTGCCCCCCCCTTTGAGCTAGTCGATGTGGTCAGCGGCGAAACTATCAACCTGGGCACCTTTGCCGATGCCCCGGCCCTGCTGGTGATGTTTATCTGCCGCCACTGCCCCTTTGTCAGGCATGTCGAGGGCGAGCTGGCCCGCCTTGGCCGAGACTACGGCCCCCAGGGGGTGGGCATCGTTGCCATCAGCGCCAACAGTCTGCAAACCCACCCCCAGGACGGCCCCGAGCACCTCAAGGCCCAGGCCGAGGATGTGGGTTTTACCTTCCCCTACTGCTTTGACGAAACCCAGGCGGTGGCCAAGGCCTACACCGCCGCCTGCACCCCCGATTTTTTTGTGTTTGACGCGGCCAAAACCCTGGCCTACCGGGGTCAGCTCGACAACAGCCGCCCCAGCAACGGCGTGCCCGTCACCGGTCGAGATCTGCGCGCCGCCCTCGATGCGGTGCTGAGCGGTGGCGCTATGCCCGGCCACCAAAAACCCAGCGTGGGCTGCAACATTAAGTGGGCACCGGGCAACGAGCCAGATTACTTCGGCTAG